The Candidatus Nitrosotenuis cloacae genome segment GACATTACCGATGATCAGCCAGAGCCTACATCAACGCAGCAAAACTTTGTACGGGTGGATGTGGATACTGTGGAAAAGCAGGCATATCGCAGTACACAGGTGCAGATCACCGGAAAGATTGAAGACTTTACGAGCGGAACGTCGGTGATTCTTACCGTGGTAAAGCCTGACGGCACGTCGTTTGACCTCAAGGGGATAGTTACGAACAGGGGCCTGTTTACGGTACCCTTCATGATTGACGGAAACTCGCAAATCGGAAAATACGTAATCCGTGCCACATACAACAACTATGATGTGGGCGTCACATCATTTACCGTAGAATGAAAAATATGGAATTGTAGCAGTACTAGACTCGCCACATCTTCTTCCATGTGTCTGCAAACTTGTTCATCATGTCACCGTATGCTTTGAGCTGGTCCATACCTGCCTGACCTGTTATGTTCTGCCAGTCTACGCCAAATGATTTCATCATACCTGACTCGCTTATCGACTTTTGCCAGTTCTCGTAGAATTCCTTTAGTGAGTCAGGGCTCGATTCGCTTATTGCCTTTTGCATGACCTCGCCGTACTTTGCTTGGACCTCTGAGCTTACCTTCTGCAATGACTCAAATGACTGTGTCCATTTCTTCAAAAGCTCGCTGTATTCGTTCCATAATGTGTCCCAGTTTTTTGGTTCGTTTGTTTTACTCAATGAAGAACATGTACACTGCTGATAATTAACGATGATGTTTGAGATAGGACAGAAGCTGACCTCTTGCAGCGCCTTTCTGCTCCTGGCAAAACTGTATGTTTTACCGACATATTGACGCCGCCTGTACAGGTTAGGCTACCACGTCAGCTTCTGTTATACCATATGACAAAACAAAAGATAAGGCTGATCCTGGAGTTGTTTGTGATCTGTCCAATTGGGCGTGAATCGGTGTACAAATTTTCAAATCCATTAATATTTTCTGAGAAATTATAAACAATTGTTAATTGTTTAGTTGTTAATGATGATGAATTATCAGTTATTTCATGAATTATGATATATATGTTAATACACATAGGTTGCCATGAGCTATTGCATAGAATGTGGAGATGAAGCGGAGGTATGCTTCTGTAAAACAGAGAAAAAACCGATAAGCGAGTACGTTTCGGCACTAAAGGAGTGCACGGATCTCAAGTGTTACTGCCGAAGGCACCTGCCAGGGGGGCAATGACGTGACAACTGCGTATGTGCTGATAAACTGTGATCTTGGCTCTGAGGAAAGGGTGCTCTCCGAACTAAAGTCGATCAAAAAGGTCACCGAGACAAAGGGCGTCTTTGGTGCATACGATATTGTTACCAAGATAGAGGCACCATCATCTCAGATGGTAAAGGACCTGATAACGTCCAAGATAAGGAGAATTGAGAGGATACGCTCCACGCTGACTCTGATGGGAATCGACGGGCAGGAATAGCATGTCGCTGATCAGCAAAATCCACTATCCAGCATATGACGAAAAGTGCAAAAAACTGGTTTTGGAATGCGGGATCCGCTTTGCGGGTGTTCTGGATGAATACGGGGGGATGGTTGCAGGCGGCTTCAAAGAAGGGCTTACGCCGCTTGAGGCAGACAGGATGCGCCTGTCTGATTTTATGAGGTTCGTCTCATATGTGTCGTTGCGAAAGGACCTTGACAAAAGTCTTGGGCCGATTAACTATATTGCAGCAAGAAGGGACAAGATAGTTCTGGTAAGCTTTCCATTTCCGCTCGCAAAGATGACGCTGCTGATTTCGGCAGACAAGGACTTGGACATCGAGCGGCTCGCATCGCATGTGATAGACGTGTTTAGCGGCGAGCAGGCACGATTCGGAGACTAGCTATCTTAGCGCAGAGTCTACCATTAGCGCAATAAACAATACTGCAAGGTACGGGCTGGAGAACTTGAAGAGCATCCATGACGACTTTTCCGACGGCTTGGCAATCACCCAGAACGACAGTACCAGCATCAGTGCACCTGATGCTATTGCCGTGTACAGGTATATCTCCCTCATGACCGGCTGCCCGCTTTGGTCGTTCAAAAAGAACGGGACTATGCTGAACAGCACCATCACTAATGTGGATATGGCAATCACCCGTGCGGATGTTTTTTCCGACTGGACTGCGGTAAGCATCGGGACATTTACCTTGTTATAGTCATCTTTGAAGTGTAGCGTGAGGGCCCAGATGTGCATTGGGATCCAGATGAAGACGAGCCCTGCCATGACGAGCCCAAAATCCCACATTCCCTGCAGTGTGACTGCAGCGTATCCTATCATCGGTGGAGATCCTCCGCAGAGGCCGCCAAGTATGATGTTTGTTCTGCTTCTTCGCTTCAGGGCGTGAGAGTACACTGCAACGTTGTTTATGAGACCAAACGCCATGAATATCCCAGCCCAGATGCCGTTCCAAAACCCTGCAGTGTATGATATGGCAAAGGCGCACGCAAGGGAGATTGCGGCAAGCACCAGACCAAAGTCGCGCGCCTTTTCAGGCGGCGATATTCTTCCGGAAGGAATCGGCCTTCCCTTTGTGCGCTCCATTATTGCGTCAATGTCCCTGTCGTGATAGTTGGTAAGCGTGTTTGCAGACGCAGAGCCTGCGGCAACTCCAAACAACATCAAAGCCCAGGTGATTGGCGAAATCTCAATATTGTAAATGTTTGATGCGGTAATTGCGGCGCCAAACGCGGTAAAAACAAGCAGATACCAGATCTTCGGTTTTGTCAGCTCGTAATAGGTCTTGATTCTTGAACTACTCTGGGCCTTTTGCATGCTGTTTCCCCATCACGTACAACTTACAAAGGGAATTAAATGTAACACGTCTAGGCGCGGTGATTATAAGGCATGGTCTTGGTCCTGCGCTTCATCTCTATGAACGACTCTGAGGCAAGCACGCCCTGAATTCTGCCTATTCCCTCCGAGATGAGCTTGTGCATTTCCGCAAGGTTCTGGGCATACATAGTCACTATGATGTCAAATCTGCCGGTTACCTCAGATATCTCACGGACTCCCTTTATCTTGAACAGCTCGTCAATTATGGTGTCCCTGTATTTTGAGTCCATGTTGAGCCCTGTTAGTGCCTTTACGCCGTATCCTAGCTCCTTGTCGTTTACAACTATTGTAAAGCGCTCGATTAATTTTCTTTTTGTAAGCCGCTTTATCCTGCTGTACACAACCGACGGGTTTACCTTGATCTTTTCTGAAAGCTTTGGAATTGAAATCGATGCGTCCTCACTCAGTTCGGACAGAATGGTGAGGTCAAGCTCGTCAATTTTTACCGTCTAAAACACCTGCCTTGCAGAAATATGTGCTGTTTTATAAGCGTATGAACAAAAAATTTGAAAAATTTTCCAACTAGAGTTTGCCTTTTTTGTACAGCATCTCTGCTAGCAAAACTGCGCCCTTTGCAGAGCCCATCTTTTTGTTGTGCGAGAACAGTACGTACTTTACTCCGTTGTCAAATATCTGGTCCTCTTCAAGTCTTCCCATCGAAGTTGTCATGCCGTCGTTCAACTCCCTGTCGATTCTCGGCTGCGGTCTTGTAGGATCCTTGTGCACTACAAGATAGTCCTTTGGAGCAGATGGCAGTCCGTGGACGCTGATGTGATCTGAGAACTCTTCAATTGTGTGTGTCACATCTGCAAGCTTTGTCGGCCTGTCCGTTTCAACAAAGACCGATTCTGTGTGGCCGTCAATTACTGGGACTCGTGTGCATGTGCAGCTTACCTTGATGTTTGCAGGTTCGATCTTGCCGTCCTTGAGCTTGCCTAGGATCTTGGCAGTCTCCACTCGGACCTTGTTTTCCTCCTTTGGGATATACGGAATTAGGTTGTCAGTTACATCTAGTGCGGATACTCCGGGCGATCTTCCGGCTCCGGATATTGCCTGCATTGATGTCATGAGCACCCGCTTCGCACCGTAGCTTTCGTACAGCGGCTTCATTGTAATTGCAAGGCCAGTTGTGGTGCAGTTTGGCAATGGCAGGACGTATCCCTTCCAGTTGCGGTTTTTCCTCTGAGTCTCGATAAGCTCTACATGATCGTCATTAATTCCTGGAATCAGAATCGGGACGTCCTCCTCGTATCTGTACGCCGATGACGTGCTAATTACCGGTAAATCTTTTGCAAATTTCGTCTCTATCTCCCTTGCCGCGTCGCTTTCCACTGCTGAAAATACCAAGTCAAGCTCACTCGTCTTTACCTGGTCTATTGATACTACGGTCATCTCCTTGGCGTACTCTGGGACATCTCCTCCCACCTGCCACTTTACTATGCCGGAGTTTGGGTCCCTGATTGCCTCGGTATACTTTTTGCCAGCCGATCTCTCAGACGCGGCAAGCTGTGTTACCTCAAACCACGGATGGTCCTTTAATGAAACTAGGAACTCTTGGCCTACTGCGCCTGTCGCACCTAGTATGGCTACTCGCTTCTTCACGAGAGGCTTTTGACGCGATCAATTAATAATTCTTGGGCTCACCGTAACGACTAAACCCGTGCTTGCCGTCTTGAGTGTGTGAAATTTGCCAAAATCGCAGCACGACACAAAACGGTGCCGCACGGAGGACTGTATTCTATTAATAATCCCGATCCGCGGATTCTTGATTTCAGCTCAAACGTAAACCCTCTGGGATGTCCAAAACCGCTCAGGCGTCTTATCAGTACCTGCATGGACAAGATCCCAGTCTACCCCGATCACAACTCTTCCATTCTAAAGGAGAGTCTCTCAGAATACCTTGGCGTCTCCGCGGAGAATCTGGTGGTGGGCAACGGTGCAACTGAGATAATCTACAACTTTTGCCGTGCCTTGATGGACAAGAACACCTCGGTGTTGGTGACCGCGCCTACGTTTGGGGAATACGAGGCCGCGGCAAGGCTGTGCGGCGCCAAGTTGCAGTTCTTCAAAACGCTGGACCTAGAAGCTGACATATCTGGATTTATGCAAAAAATTCCAAAGAACGGAATAGTCTTTGTGTGCAACCCCAACAACCCCACAGGTCTGCTTGTCCCAAAGGATGTGATGACAAAAATTCTCAAGACTGCACAAAAAAGAAGAACGACCGTCTTT includes the following:
- a CDS encoding Lrp/AsnC ligand binding domain-containing protein; protein product: MTTAYVLINCDLGSEERVLSELKSIKKVTETKGVFGAYDIVTKIEAPSSQMVKDLITSKIRRIERIRSTLTLMGIDGQE
- a CDS encoding DUF6659 family protein, translated to MSLISKIHYPAYDEKCKKLVLECGIRFAGVLDEYGGMVAGGFKEGLTPLEADRMRLSDFMRFVSYVSLRKDLDKSLGPINYIAARRDKIVLVSFPFPLAKMTLLISADKDLDIERLASHVIDVFSGEQARFGD
- a CDS encoding heme o synthase, producing MQKAQSSSRIKTYYELTKPKIWYLLVFTAFGAAITASNIYNIEISPITWALMLFGVAAGSASANTLTNYHDRDIDAIMERTKGRPIPSGRISPPEKARDFGLVLAAISLACAFAISYTAGFWNGIWAGIFMAFGLINNVAVYSHALKRRSRTNIILGGLCGGSPPMIGYAAVTLQGMWDFGLVMAGLVFIWIPMHIWALTLHFKDDYNKVNVPMLTAVQSEKTSARVIAISTLVMVLFSIVPFFLNDQSGQPVMREIYLYTAIASGALMLVLSFWVIAKPSEKSSWMLFKFSSPYLAVLFIALMVDSALR
- a CDS encoding Lrp/AsnC family transcriptional regulator, with the protein product MSELSEDASISIPKLSEKIKVNPSVVYSRIKRLTKRKLIERFTIVVNDKELGYGVKALTGLNMDSKYRDTIIDELFKIKGVREISEVTGRFDIIVTMYAQNLAEMHKLISEGIGRIQGVLASESFIEMKRRTKTMPYNHRA
- the asd gene encoding aspartate-semialdehyde dehydrogenase, which gives rise to MKKRVAILGATGAVGQEFLVSLKDHPWFEVTQLAASERSAGKKYTEAIRDPNSGIVKWQVGGDVPEYAKEMTVVSIDQVKTSELDLVFSAVESDAAREIETKFAKDLPVISTSSAYRYEEDVPILIPGINDDHVELIETQRKNRNWKGYVLPLPNCTTTGLAITMKPLYESYGAKRVLMTSMQAISGAGRSPGVSALDVTDNLIPYIPKEENKVRVETAKILGKLKDGKIEPANIKVSCTCTRVPVIDGHTESVFVETDRPTKLADVTHTIEEFSDHISVHGLPSAPKDYLVVHKDPTRPQPRIDRELNDGMTTSMGRLEEDQIFDNGVKYVLFSHNKKMGSAKGAVLLAEMLYKKGKL
- the cobD gene encoding threonine-phosphate decarboxylase CobD, which produces MKFAKIAARHKTVPHGGLYSINNPDPRILDFSSNVNPLGCPKPLRRLISTCMDKIPVYPDHNSSILKESLSEYLGVSAENLVVGNGATEIIYNFCRALMDKNTSVLVTAPTFGEYEAAARLCGAKLQFFKTLDLEADISGFMQKIPKNGIVFVCNPNNPTGLLVPKDVMTKILKTAQKRRTTVFVDECFIELAQNPHQSLVDMVSKFDNLFVLRSLTKSFGLAGLRIGYGVGNKKMISVLDKIKIPWNVSGIAQEAAVLALSDVGFLKKTQKLIAAESEFLKRSISGIAGFSCLDSQTNFLLIRTKMPSRLLQKRLLKKRILIRDCSTFRGLGQNHIRIAVRTRRENLALVRALEEVS